Proteins encoded within one genomic window of Candidatus Berkiella cookevillensis:
- a CDS encoding GDP-L-fucose synthase family protein — protein sequence MKKNARIYVAGHTGLVGSAIVRALKKLSYQTILTRSHQELELTDQVAVAQFFESHKPEYVVLAAAKVGGIYANSHYPADFIAQNLNIQSNVIHQAKIHGVKRLLFLGSSCIYPRECSQPIKEEYLLSGSLEPTNRPYALAKIAGIEMCWAYNRQYGTQYLAAMPTNLYGPGDNYDLKSSHVIPALIRKMHEAKIANKEEVEIWGTGTPRREFLYSDDLAEACIFLLNLDESKYSALVSSETQAPLVNVGCGEDITIAELANVIASVVGFEGKINYNTAMPDGTPRKLLCVEKMQMLGWQRKTNLVDGLKIAYQEYMQYKQEKKTDCNILNEIS from the coding sequence ATGAAAAAAAATGCAAGGATCTACGTAGCTGGACATACGGGTTTAGTGGGAAGTGCTATTGTAAGAGCACTCAAAAAATTAAGCTATCAGACTATTCTAACGCGTAGTCATCAAGAGTTAGAGTTAACAGATCAGGTTGCAGTTGCACAATTTTTTGAAAGCCATAAACCAGAATATGTGGTATTAGCGGCTGCAAAAGTGGGGGGCATTTATGCTAATAGTCACTATCCAGCAGATTTTATTGCTCAAAACTTAAACATTCAATCAAATGTGATTCATCAAGCAAAAATACATGGTGTAAAACGCTTACTTTTCTTAGGCTCTTCTTGCATTTACCCACGAGAATGTTCTCAACCGATCAAAGAAGAATATTTGCTGTCAGGATCTTTAGAGCCTACAAACAGGCCCTATGCACTTGCTAAAATTGCAGGTATAGAAATGTGTTGGGCTTACAATCGTCAGTATGGTACGCAATATTTGGCAGCGATGCCTACTAATCTGTATGGACCAGGTGACAACTATGATTTAAAAAGCTCACATGTCATACCTGCACTTATTCGCAAAATGCATGAAGCAAAAATCGCCAATAAAGAAGAAGTTGAAATATGGGGTACGGGTACACCTAGACGAGAGTTTTTGTATAGCGATGATTTAGCAGAGGCTTGTATATTTTTGTTGAACCTAGATGAAAGTAAATATAGTGCTTTGGTAAGCTCAGAAACACAAGCACCACTTGTGAATGTGGGGTGTGGAGAAGATATTACTATTGCAGAATTAGCTAATGTGATTGCCAGTGTTGTTGGCTTTGAGGGCAAGATTAATTACAACACGGCAATGCCTGATGGTACACCTCGTAAGCTTTTGTGTGTTGAGAAGATGCAAATGTTGGGGTGGCAGAGAAAGACGAATTTGGTAGATGGCTTAAAAATTGCATATCAAGAATATATGCAATACAAACAAGAAAAGAAAACAGATTGTAATATTCTCAATGAGATTAGTTAA
- a CDS encoding RNA-binding domain-containing protein has protein sequence MKYPGKESATLEFKSTLPGKQQIVSTVIAFCNNFGGRLIIGVDDNRRVVGLPDDSIDELINSLHQSIFQSATPVILPMIYSQRLDDKIILVIEVSSGMNKPYFRTSDGMNNGTFIRVGSHTLKATPEIIQELQWQSRGFYSDEVPVYTSTIDDINLDLFRLFLKQRKNDYNSPDINKMLMQYRLAVEEHKRLYPSVAGILLFGHKPQKFITESFIICSHFKGTSGREALASFDCGGSLFNQLNDCIAFVESRLSRSFKIEGIKREEQLEIPLKALREAIINAIVHRQYQIPGPTKVAIFDDRIEIFSPGNFPGPLQSDELEMGITYLRNSAICRIFREAGYVEKLGSGFLTMFKLYREHQLPTPTVIEGTGYVKCILPRPVLQRPLIQLTEHEEKILELFDVHEEISPQLVNKILCVSRQTTARILSSLVKKGLIRRYGAGKSTRYRKY, from the coding sequence ATGAAATATCCAGGAAAAGAGTCAGCAACGCTTGAATTTAAAAGCACACTTCCAGGTAAGCAGCAAATAGTTAGCACTGTTATTGCATTCTGTAATAATTTTGGAGGACGCTTAATTATTGGCGTTGATGATAATCGGCGTGTCGTTGGATTACCTGATGATAGTATTGATGAATTAATTAATAGTCTGCATCAGTCAATATTTCAAAGCGCAACTCCTGTAATATTGCCTATGATATATTCGCAACGGCTTGATGATAAGATAATTCTTGTCATTGAAGTTTCATCAGGCATGAACAAGCCTTATTTTCGAACCTCAGATGGTATGAATAATGGCACATTTATAAGAGTAGGCTCACATACGTTAAAAGCAACACCAGAAATAATTCAAGAGCTACAATGGCAGTCTAGGGGATTTTACTCTGACGAGGTGCCAGTATATACCTCAACAATAGATGATATAAATTTAGATCTGTTCAGACTTTTTTTAAAGCAAAGAAAAAATGATTATAATTCACCTGATATAAATAAAATGCTTATGCAATATCGTTTGGCTGTGGAAGAGCATAAGCGTTTGTATCCCTCTGTGGCAGGTATTTTGCTTTTTGGGCATAAACCACAGAAATTTATAACAGAATCATTTATTATTTGCAGTCATTTTAAGGGAACTAGTGGGCGTGAAGCTTTGGCAAGTTTTGATTGCGGAGGCTCATTATTCAATCAGTTAAACGATTGTATTGCCTTTGTCGAAAGTAGGCTCAGTAGATCATTCAAAATAGAAGGGATTAAACGAGAGGAGCAATTAGAAATACCATTGAAGGCACTCAGAGAAGCGATTATCAATGCAATTGTGCATAGACAATATCAAATTCCTGGGCCAACTAAAGTTGCAATTTTTGATGATCGAATTGAAATTTTTAGCCCAGGTAATTTCCCGGGACCTTTGCAATCTGATGAATTAGAAATGGGTATTACCTACTTGAGAAATTCTGCTATTTGTCGAATTTTTCGTGAAGCAGGTTATGTTGAGAAACTTGGGTCAGGTTTTTTAACTATGTTTAAGCTATACCGCGAACACCAACTTCCTACACCGACGGTAATTGAGGGCACGGGTTATGTCAAATGCATTCTGCCTAGACCTGTTCTTCAGCGTCCACTTATTCAGTTGACGGAGCATGAAGAAAAGATCTTGGAATTATTTGATGTGCACGAAGAAATCAGCCCACAACTCGTCAATAAAATTTTATGTGTATCTCGCCAGACAACAGCTAGAATTTTATCTTCTCTTGTTAAGAAAGGGTTAATTAGAAGGTACGGGGCAGGTAAAAGTACTCGCTATAGAAAATATTAA
- the gmd gene encoding GDP-mannose 4,6-dehydratase, whose translation MSSKKALITGITGQDGSYLAELLLNKGYEVHGIKRRTSMINTQRIDHLYEDPHQQNRHFILHYGDLVDGTSLTRIIQKVMPDEIYHLAAQSHVKVSFDAPEYTGDVNGLGTLRILEAIRMLGLEQKTKFYQASTSELYGKVQEIPQKETTPFYPRSPYAVAKLYAYWMTVNYREAYNIFACNGILFNHESPVRGETFVTRKITRALSRIKLGLQDCLYLGNMDAKRDWGHAKDYVEMQWLMLQQDEPDDYVIATGIQKTVREFVELSAQELKIDLVWEGTGESEKGLDAKTGTCIVAVDPAYYRPTEVETLLGDASKAKAKLGWVPKISFEALVKEMVLSDWKEAQKEAALKGLTHIHESIVS comes from the coding sequence ATGTCGAGCAAAAAAGCGTTGATTACGGGTATTACTGGCCAAGATGGTTCCTATTTGGCAGAACTACTGCTCAACAAGGGTTATGAGGTGCATGGGATTAAGCGTAGAACCTCTATGATTAATACACAGCGTATTGATCATTTGTATGAAGATCCGCATCAACAGAATCGACATTTTATTTTGCATTATGGTGACTTGGTCGATGGCACGAGTTTAACGCGTATTATTCAAAAAGTGATGCCTGATGAAATTTATCATTTAGCGGCACAAAGCCATGTAAAAGTTTCTTTTGATGCGCCTGAATACACAGGAGATGTGAATGGTCTTGGCACGCTAAGAATTTTAGAAGCCATTCGTATGCTAGGCTTGGAACAAAAAACAAAATTTTATCAAGCATCTACCTCAGAATTGTATGGAAAAGTACAAGAGATTCCTCAAAAAGAAACAACACCGTTCTATCCAAGATCGCCTTATGCCGTAGCAAAATTATACGCATATTGGATGACAGTGAACTATAGAGAAGCTTATAACATCTTTGCTTGTAATGGCATTTTATTTAACCATGAATCCCCTGTGCGTGGTGAAACCTTTGTGACGCGTAAGATAACGCGTGCGCTATCACGCATCAAATTAGGATTACAAGATTGTCTATATCTGGGCAATATGGATGCTAAACGTGATTGGGGACATGCAAAAGATTATGTAGAAATGCAATGGCTCATGTTGCAACAAGATGAGCCAGATGATTATGTCATTGCGACAGGTATTCAGAAAACTGTGCGAGAATTTGTTGAGTTATCTGCACAAGAATTAAAGATTGATTTAGTGTGGGAAGGAACAGGTGAAAGCGAAAAAGGATTAGATGCGAAAACAGGCACCTGTATTGTCGCTGTTGATCCTGCCTATTATCGCCCCACCGAAGTAGAAACTTTATTAGGAGACGCAAGCAAAGCAAAAGCAAAGCTTGGCTGGGTGCCTAAAATTAGCTTTGAAGCCTTGGTTAAAGAAATGGTTTTATCTGATTGGAAAGAAGCGCAAAAAGAAGCTGCGCTCAAAGGCTTAACACATATTCATGAGAGTATTGTCAGCTAA
- a CDS encoding sugar phosphate nucleotidyltransferase produces MIAIVLVGGKHNIISETNPETPLGLLPIAGEPVISWITKWLKQQGFKHIIFSAGFGAEKITAWANQISSQQNDFFIDVVTEPRPLGTAGAAAFCVRRYPSSTILVANGDSLLLTNLKPSLRKLHNDPNLDGIIMGAKVANAGRYGSLECDSENRLIGFHEKKSGTDVVNAGVYLLRSHLLEDLNADKEISLEYDCFPAWLNAGKEIHVARCSDPFIDMGSTEALKSAEEQIVRYQALITDDTVESL; encoded by the coding sequence ATGATTGCGATTGTTTTAGTTGGTGGCAAACATAATATTATCAGTGAAACAAACCCAGAGACACCACTTGGGTTATTACCAATCGCTGGAGAGCCTGTTATTTCTTGGATAACAAAGTGGCTGAAGCAGCAAGGATTCAAGCACATCATATTTTCTGCAGGCTTTGGCGCAGAGAAAATCACTGCTTGGGCCAATCAAATATCTAGTCAACAAAATGATTTCTTTATTGATGTCGTGACAGAACCACGTCCTTTGGGTACAGCCGGTGCTGCCGCCTTTTGTGTAAGACGCTACCCTTCTTCGACTATTTTAGTTGCAAATGGTGACTCCCTCTTACTCACCAACTTAAAGCCCAGTTTGCGCAAATTGCATAACGACCCAAATTTAGATGGCATCATCATGGGGGCTAAAGTTGCCAACGCAGGGCGATATGGTTCTCTTGAATGTGATAGTGAAAATCGCTTAATTGGCTTTCATGAGAAAAAATCTGGCACTGATGTTGTGAATGCTGGCGTATACCTACTACGCAGTCACTTACTAGAAGATCTCAATGCCGATAAAGAAATCAGTTTGGAATATGATTGCTTTCCAGCCTGGCTAAATGCTGGCAAAGAAATTCATGTTGCCCGTTGTTCAGATCCTTTTATCGATATGGGAAGCACTGAAGCACTCAAAAGTGCAGAAGAACAAATCGTGCGCTACCAGGCACTGATCACAGATGATACGGTGGAAAGCCTCTAA